The following proteins come from a genomic window of Tepidiforma thermophila:
- a CDS encoding CpaF family protein: MLRPAAPAPPPQDAAAGPGGALRPVRPVQVDAPAGRAAGANAVAEATKIRLHELLIEELEHGALEGLAPEQQREAVIKAARELLVQEGLQLGGMPRDELLEAVADEALGLGPLEPLLRDPSISEIMVNDIDKVYFEREGRIFRSPVRFRDKAHVMRIIERIVAPLGRRIDESSPMVDARLPDGSRVNITIPPASPKAPTITIRKFRADKMRMADLIAVGALSEQTAEFLAMCVRAHLNIVISGGTGTGKTTFLNALSAFIPNTERIITIEDPAELRLQQDHVITLEARPASIEGKNQIKQRDLVRNCLRMRPDRIIVGEVRGEEAFDMLQAMNTGHDGSISTIHANNPREALSRLENMVLMAGMDLPSRAIREQIASAIHIFVQLSRLQDGSRKVTHVTEVSGMEGDTITLQDIFLFKLDRVDEDGKVHGSMRPTGIRPGFAHKFAIAGIELPNNLFGTGEGW, encoded by the coding sequence ATGCTGCGTCCCGCGGCCCCGGCTCCGCCGCCGCAGGATGCCGCGGCAGGGCCCGGCGGTGCGCTGCGGCCGGTCCGGCCCGTGCAGGTGGATGCGCCAGCCGGCCGCGCGGCGGGCGCCAATGCGGTCGCCGAGGCGACGAAAATCCGGCTGCATGAGCTGCTTATCGAAGAGCTCGAGCACGGTGCGCTGGAGGGACTGGCGCCGGAGCAGCAGCGGGAAGCGGTCATCAAGGCTGCGCGGGAGCTGCTCGTTCAGGAGGGACTGCAGCTCGGGGGGATGCCGCGCGACGAGCTGCTCGAGGCGGTAGCTGACGAAGCGCTCGGGCTGGGCCCCCTGGAGCCCCTGCTGCGTGACCCCTCCATCTCGGAAATCATGGTGAACGACATCGACAAGGTGTACTTCGAGCGGGAGGGCCGGATCTTCAGAAGCCCGGTGCGGTTCCGGGATAAGGCGCACGTGATGCGCATCATCGAGCGGATTGTGGCGCCATTGGGCCGGCGGATCGATGAATCGAGCCCGATGGTGGACGCCCGCCTGCCTGACGGTTCGCGCGTCAACATCACCATCCCGCCGGCCTCGCCGAAGGCTCCGACGATTACGATCCGGAAGTTCCGCGCCGACAAGATGCGGATGGCGGACCTGATCGCGGTCGGGGCGCTGAGCGAGCAGACCGCGGAGTTCCTGGCCATGTGCGTCCGGGCGCACCTGAACATCGTCATCAGCGGCGGGACGGGCACCGGCAAAACGACGTTCCTGAACGCGCTCTCGGCATTCATCCCGAACACGGAGCGCATCATCACCATCGAAGACCCGGCCGAACTCCGGCTGCAGCAGGACCACGTCATTACGCTCGAGGCGCGGCCAGCGAGCATCGAAGGGAAGAACCAGATCAAGCAGCGCGACCTGGTGCGCAACTGCCTGCGCATGCGGCCGGACCGGATCATCGTCGGCGAGGTGCGCGGCGAAGAGGCCTTCGACATGCTGCAGGCGATGAACACGGGTCACGACGGGTCGATTTCGACGATTCACGCGAACAACCCGCGCGAAGCCCTTTCCCGTCTCGAAAACATGGTGTTGATGGCGGGGATGGATTTGCCTTCGCGGGCGATTCGCGAGCAGATTGCCTCAGCTATTCACATCTTTGTCCAGCTGAGCCGCCTCCAGGACGGTTCCCGCAAGGTTACCCACGTGACCGAGGTCAGCGGCATGGAGGGCGACACGATCACGCTGCAGGACATCTTCCTGTTCAAGCTGGACCGCGTGGACGAGGACGGGAAAGTACACGGGTCGATGCGGCCCACCGGGATCCGGCCGGGGTTCGCGCACAAGTTCGCCATTGCCGGCATCGAACTGCCGAACAACCTGTTCGGCACCGGGGAAGGATGGTAG
- a CDS encoding prepilin peptidase, whose translation MDWLPQLAAGLAGAVAGFWFPAVQHRCYREPRFRKDPAVGGRLLALRAFTIPAGALVAALAFRPGSPGGFQQFLTAGFCLLLVAVSSTDFDRRRIPNLLVYPGILAALAAAPLWQDRSTWDVLLGGAAGLGAAALLLLLGGLAGAAARSRETAFGIGDAKLILLIGLLTAWPAVMTALLIGILLAGVVAAVLILLRGRGATYSYGPYLAAGAVIVLLWFDRFG comes from the coding sequence GTGGACTGGCTCCCACAGCTCGCTGCAGGGCTCGCCGGTGCGGTCGCCGGCTTCTGGTTTCCGGCCGTCCAGCATCGCTGCTACCGCGAGCCCCGGTTCCGCAAGGACCCTGCGGTCGGCGGCCGCCTCCTCGCGCTCCGTGCCTTCACGATTCCGGCCGGGGCTCTCGTCGCGGCCCTCGCGTTTCGCCCGGGAAGTCCAGGCGGCTTCCAGCAGTTCCTCACCGCCGGTTTTTGCCTGCTCTTGGTCGCCGTCAGCTCCACCGACTTCGACCGGCGCCGCATCCCAAACCTCCTGGTCTACCCGGGCATCCTGGCGGCGCTCGCTGCCGCCCCGCTCTGGCAGGACCGCTCGACCTGGGACGTGCTTCTCGGGGGAGCAGCCGGTCTCGGTGCCGCGGCGCTGCTCCTCCTTCTCGGCGGGCTCGCTGGGGCCGCTGCCCGCTCCCGCGAGACGGCCTTCGGCATCGGCGATGCCAAGCTCATCCTCCTCATCGGGCTGCTGACCGCCTGGCCCGCGGTCATGACGGCGCTGCTGATCGGCATCCTCCTCGCCGGCGTCGTCGCAGCGGTGCTCATCCTGCTCCGGGGCAGGGGCGCAACATACAGCTACGGCCCCTACCTCGCAGCAGGGGCCGTTATTGTCCTGCTCTGGTTCGACCGCTTCGGCTGA
- the malQ gene encoding 4-alpha-glucanotransferase, with the protein MGQRLAGILLHATSLPHPGTLGAPAHRFLDLLSRAGARAWQMLPVCPPGPYDSPYAGRSAFAGDDRLIDLEWLGRRGWLTPEDAQLPNFGTPNRVDFAGLRAARLPRLRRAFERFVAEGCRPRLAEFAAAHPWLDDYALFEALRELTGQPWWEWPAEYRNYPPSRPTPGTTLADEVEFHRFLQYVFDLQWQELRSAARQRGILLIGDMPIFVDRDSADHWAHRPLFLLDADGNPAVVAGVPPDAFSDTGQRWGNPLYDWDAMRADGYAWWISRFRRALDLFDALRVDHFRGFVAAWHIPADEPTAVNGRWVPGPGRALFDALEGALGRPPIIVEDLGIITDDVRALRDALGYPGMAVLQFAFGGDPDNPYLPRNHRENQVVYTGTHDNDTTLGWWTNLPEWERDNVRRELGIDGSRIVDDLVRTALESVAETAIIPMQDLLALDGSHRMNHPGRAEGNWTWRFAPEQVTPERLEFFRALVERTGRDRPGR; encoded by the coding sequence ATGGGCCAGCGTCTCGCAGGCATCCTGCTCCACGCCACCTCCCTCCCCCACCCCGGCACCCTCGGCGCACCGGCTCATCGCTTCCTTGACCTGCTCAGCCGGGCCGGCGCGCGCGCCTGGCAGATGCTGCCCGTCTGCCCCCCGGGCCCCTACGATTCGCCCTACGCCGGCCGCTCTGCGTTCGCCGGCGACGACCGCCTGATCGACCTCGAATGGCTCGGCCGCCGCGGCTGGCTCACACCCGAAGACGCGCAACTTCCGAATTTCGGGACCCCGAACCGGGTCGACTTCGCGGGTCTTCGGGCGGCGCGGCTCCCCCGTCTCCGGCGAGCGTTCGAACGCTTCGTCGCCGAGGGGTGCAGGCCGCGCCTCGCCGAGTTTGCCGCGGCCCACCCGTGGCTTGATGACTACGCCCTGTTCGAAGCCCTGCGTGAACTCACCGGCCAGCCCTGGTGGGAGTGGCCGGCCGAGTACCGAAATTACCCGCCCTCGCGGCCGACGCCCGGCACCACCCTCGCCGACGAGGTCGAGTTCCACCGCTTCCTGCAGTACGTCTTCGACCTCCAGTGGCAGGAACTCCGGTCTGCTGCCCGGCAGCGGGGCATCCTGCTCATTGGCGATATGCCAATCTTCGTCGACCGCGACAGCGCCGACCACTGGGCCCACCGCCCCCTCTTCCTCCTCGATGCCGACGGCAACCCCGCCGTCGTCGCTGGAGTCCCGCCCGATGCCTTCAGCGACACCGGGCAGCGCTGGGGCAACCCGCTCTACGACTGGGATGCCATGCGCGCCGATGGCTACGCCTGGTGGATTTCCCGCTTCCGCCGTGCCCTGGACCTCTTCGATGCGCTCAGGGTCGACCACTTCCGCGGCTTCGTCGCAGCCTGGCACATCCCCGCGGACGAACCGACCGCCGTCAACGGCCGCTGGGTGCCCGGCCCGGGCCGTGCCCTCTTCGACGCCCTTGAGGGTGCCCTCGGTCGCCCCCCCATCATCGTTGAAGATCTGGGCATCATCACCGACGACGTCCGCGCGCTCCGCGACGCGCTTGGCTACCCCGGGATGGCTGTCCTCCAGTTCGCTTTCGGCGGCGACCCCGACAACCCGTACCTGCCCCGGAACCACCGTGAGAACCAGGTCGTTTACACCGGCACCCACGACAACGACACCACCCTCGGCTGGTGGACCAACCTCCCCGAATGGGAGCGGGACAACGTCCGCCGCGAACTCGGCATCGACGGCTCCCGCATCGTCGACGACCTCGTCCGCACGGCCCTCGAAAGCGTCGCCGAAACCGCCATCATCCCGATGCAGGACCTCCTTGCCCTTGATGGCAGCCACCGCATGAACCATCCCGGCCGCGCGGAAGGCAACTGGACGTGGCGGTTCGCGCCGGAGCAGGTGACGCCCGAACGCCTCGAATTCTTCCGCGCCCTCGTCGAACGCACGGGCAGAGACCGGCCCGGACGCTGA
- a CDS encoding type II secretion system F family protein, which yields MELLIAFSTFLFITLMTYGLLYRSSGNSAMDVRLGGLRYTRPAKEALPDPEAAFTQRVIKPLVASVNRQINAILPSSIEERVEMALVQAGLRIKPGQFIVLVAIFAGLLPLLGLVYAMSAGLDAQRTLLVFVVLSGLGLYAPRIFLLGRIRRRQKEIWKSLPDAFDLITASVEAGLGIDAAFTRVIEKVKGPFAEELTRTMREVQMGRARRDAFLDMADRTGVDELRQLVNAIVQAEAMGISIGSVIRVQTGVIRTKRRQRAEEAAFKAPIKMVFPLVFFIFPAIMIVIGGPAIIQLKNL from the coding sequence ATGGAGCTGCTCATTGCCTTCAGCACGTTTCTGTTCATCACGCTCATGACGTATGGGCTGCTCTATCGCTCGAGTGGGAACTCAGCGATGGACGTCCGGCTCGGGGGCCTTCGGTATACCCGGCCGGCCAAGGAGGCGCTGCCTGATCCCGAAGCAGCCTTTACCCAGCGCGTCATCAAACCGCTGGTCGCCAGCGTCAACCGGCAGATCAACGCGATTCTGCCGTCGTCCATCGAAGAGCGGGTCGAGATGGCGCTCGTGCAGGCGGGCCTTCGCATCAAACCCGGGCAGTTCATCGTGCTGGTCGCCATCTTTGCAGGGTTGCTGCCGCTGCTCGGGCTGGTGTACGCGATGAGCGCCGGGCTCGATGCACAGCGGACGCTGCTGGTGTTCGTCGTATTGAGCGGACTGGGGCTGTACGCGCCGCGGATCTTCCTCCTCGGCCGTATTCGGCGCCGCCAAAAGGAGATCTGGAAGTCGCTCCCGGACGCCTTCGACCTGATTACGGCATCGGTGGAGGCCGGCCTGGGTATCGACGCGGCGTTCACCAGGGTGATCGAGAAGGTGAAGGGGCCGTTCGCGGAGGAGCTGACCAGGACGATGCGCGAGGTGCAGATGGGGCGCGCCCGGCGGGACGCCTTCCTCGATATGGCCGACCGCACCGGCGTCGACGAACTGCGTCAGCTGGTCAACGCGATCGTCCAGGCCGAGGCGATGGGCATCTCCATCGGCAGCGTCATCCGGGTTCAGACCGGCGTCATCCGCACGAAGCGGCGGCAGCGAGCTGAGGAGGCTGCCTTCAAGGCGCCGATCAAGATGGTCTTCCCGCTCGTCTTCTTCATTTTCCCGGCAATCATGATCGTCATCGGCGGGCCAGCCATTATTCAGCTGAAGAACCTGTAG
- a CDS encoding type II secretion system F family protein, giving the protein MLILVALSTGAFATLLVLWLFGFGASSVEASARLKKLREVEAQLPAETRARLRRRTAVNFAGITLISGNIAANWSRDLERAGLTLNAKEYFTLRVVVSVLFAFMGVVLLPLPILGLMLAPIGWFLVGFWLKRRISSRLHKMEGQLVELLQMLSSGLRAGFGLLQAMEAAAEQIPAPLSVEIRRTLRDTAMGASVEQALQALNDRIGSPDFDIVITAILIQRSVGGNLAEILDNVAHTMRERERIKGEIRTLTSQQRLTGYVIGGIPIALLVIFYIISPDFTGLLFTDPLGRLMLMGAFISEVIGYLIIQKIVNIEV; this is encoded by the coding sequence ATGCTGATTCTCGTGGCGCTTTCCACCGGGGCGTTCGCGACGCTCCTGGTTCTCTGGCTCTTCGGGTTCGGCGCCTCGAGCGTCGAAGCGTCGGCGCGGCTGAAGAAGCTGCGGGAGGTCGAAGCCCAGCTCCCGGCGGAGACCCGGGCACGGCTGCGGCGTCGGACTGCGGTCAATTTCGCGGGCATTACCCTCATCTCGGGGAACATCGCTGCGAACTGGTCGCGCGACCTGGAGCGGGCGGGGCTGACGCTGAACGCGAAGGAGTACTTCACCCTCCGGGTGGTCGTGTCCGTCCTGTTCGCCTTCATGGGCGTGGTGCTCCTTCCGCTGCCGATTCTCGGCCTGATGCTGGCGCCCATTGGCTGGTTCCTCGTCGGGTTCTGGTTGAAGCGCCGGATTTCCAGCCGCCTTCACAAGATGGAGGGGCAGCTGGTGGAGCTCCTCCAGATGCTCTCGAGCGGCTTGCGGGCAGGGTTCGGCCTGCTGCAGGCGATGGAGGCAGCCGCGGAGCAGATCCCGGCGCCACTGTCGGTAGAAATCCGGCGGACCCTTCGCGACACGGCGATGGGCGCCAGTGTGGAGCAGGCGCTCCAGGCGTTGAATGACCGGATCGGCAGTCCTGACTTCGACATCGTGATTACGGCAATCCTGATCCAGCGGAGCGTCGGCGGGAACCTGGCGGAGATTCTCGACAACGTGGCGCACACGATGCGTGAGCGGGAGCGGATAAAGGGGGAAATTCGCACGCTGACGTCGCAGCAGCGCCTCACGGGATACGTGATCGGCGGGATTCCGATCGCGCTCCTGGTCATCTTTTACATTATCAGCCCGGATTTCACGGGGCTGCTGTTCACTGACCCGCTTGGACGGCTGATGCTGATGGGAGCGTTTATCAGCGAGGTCATCGGCTACCTCATCATTCAGAAGATTGTGAACATCGAGGTGTAG
- a CDS encoding LLM class flavin-dependent oxidoreductase: MKFGIFYEHQLPRPWDDGAELKLFQDALDQVELADRLGIDFAWEVEHHFLEEYSHSSCPEVFLAAASQRTKNIRLGHGIKLMPPNYNPPARIAEEIATLDLVSNGRVEFGTGESASRAELEGFNINPAERRAMWLETTEQVCNMMAMDPYPGYQGKYFSMPVRNVVPKPVQKPHPPLWVACSNRDTIHLAAQLGIGALTFAFVDAAEAKKWVDDYYETFKRECVPIGHTVNPNIAMVTSFSIHHDREEAFRRGFDGFKFFQFGLGHHYVFGHHKPGRTNIWANYEKVKAAMGAEQLDFLGGGTDGIGTPEDLRQHLRKFADAGVDQTVFIQQGGKNRHEHICEALELFAAEVMPEFKEEEERRQKQKMDELAPYIEKAMQRKQWMRELTDDEIPTYAAYGAMIAEVDTSNLEGAARIRAERWKKMREVLAKV, encoded by the coding sequence ATGAAGTTCGGGATTTTCTACGAGCACCAGCTGCCCCGGCCGTGGGACGACGGCGCGGAACTGAAGCTGTTCCAGGATGCGCTCGACCAGGTGGAGCTGGCGGACCGGCTGGGGATTGATTTCGCCTGGGAGGTGGAGCACCACTTCCTGGAGGAGTACTCGCACTCGTCCTGCCCGGAGGTGTTCCTGGCGGCGGCCAGCCAGCGGACCAAAAATATCCGGCTCGGGCACGGGATTAAGCTGATGCCGCCGAACTACAATCCGCCGGCCAGGATCGCTGAGGAGATTGCGACGCTCGACCTCGTCTCGAACGGTCGGGTGGAGTTTGGGACCGGCGAGTCGGCCTCGCGGGCGGAGCTGGAGGGGTTCAACATCAACCCGGCCGAGCGGCGGGCGATGTGGCTCGAGACGACCGAACAGGTCTGCAACATGATGGCGATGGACCCGTACCCGGGCTACCAGGGGAAGTACTTCTCGATGCCGGTGCGGAACGTGGTGCCGAAGCCGGTCCAGAAGCCGCACCCGCCGCTCTGGGTGGCGTGCTCGAACCGGGACACCATCCACCTTGCTGCGCAGCTTGGGATCGGTGCGCTGACGTTCGCCTTTGTCGACGCGGCAGAGGCAAAGAAGTGGGTGGACGACTACTACGAGACGTTCAAGCGGGAGTGCGTGCCGATCGGCCACACCGTGAACCCGAACATCGCCATGGTGACAAGCTTTTCGATTCACCATGACCGCGAGGAGGCGTTCCGCCGCGGCTTCGACGGCTTCAAGTTCTTCCAGTTCGGGCTCGGCCATCATTATGTCTTCGGGCACCACAAGCCGGGCCGGACCAACATCTGGGCGAACTACGAGAAGGTGAAGGCTGCGATGGGCGCCGAGCAGCTCGACTTCCTCGGCGGCGGCACGGACGGCATCGGGACGCCGGAGGACCTGCGCCAGCACCTGCGAAAGTTCGCCGATGCGGGGGTCGACCAGACGGTCTTCATCCAGCAGGGCGGGAAGAACCGGCACGAGCACATCTGCGAGGCCCTCGAACTGTTCGCCGCTGAAGTGATGCCGGAGTTCAAGGAAGAAGAGGAGCGCCGGCAGAAGCAGAAGATGGACGAGCTTGCCCCGTACATCGAGAAGGCGATGCAGCGCAAGCAGTGGATGCGCGAGCTGACCGATGACGAGATCCCAACGTACGCGGCGTACGGCGCCATGATTGCCGAGGTCGATACCTCGAACCTCGAAGGCGCGGCGCGGATCCGCGCGGAGCGCTGGAAGAAGATGCGCGAGGTGCTCGCGAAGGTCTAG
- a CDS encoding aldo/keto reductase — MDYRPLGRTGIRVSPLCLGAMMFGGKTSPADSAAIIDRALDAGINFIDTANVYNQGRSEEAVGEALQRNGRRSQVILATKVHGRMGEDPNAMGNTRRHIIEQCEASLRRLKTDWIDLYQVHRPQPDVPIDETLRALDDLVRSGKVRYIGSSTFAAWQLVESLWVAKEYRLERFVCEQPPYNLLDRRIERELLPMAQAYGFGIIPWSPLAGGLLTGKYRRDAPPPEDSRYANLDANPLYRRRMNDAVWDVIEPLETLAREKGTTLSRLALAWCMHQPGVTSPIIGPRTMEQLEDNLGALEVTITDEDRKAIDRIIPPGTHVAPYYEADWRAGAFRW; from the coding sequence GTGGACTACCGACCGCTCGGCCGGACCGGCATTCGCGTCAGCCCCCTCTGCCTTGGCGCCATGATGTTCGGCGGCAAAACCTCACCCGCCGATTCGGCAGCCATCATCGACCGCGCCCTCGATGCCGGCATCAACTTCATCGATACCGCCAACGTCTACAACCAGGGGCGCAGCGAAGAAGCCGTTGGCGAAGCGCTCCAGCGCAACGGCCGCCGCAGCCAGGTCATCCTCGCAACCAAGGTCCACGGCCGCATGGGCGAAGACCCGAACGCCATGGGGAATACCCGGCGCCACATCATCGAGCAGTGCGAAGCCAGCCTCCGCCGCCTGAAGACCGACTGGATCGACCTCTACCAGGTCCATCGACCCCAGCCCGATGTCCCGATTGATGAAACCCTGCGCGCGCTCGATGACCTCGTCCGCTCCGGCAAGGTGCGGTACATCGGCAGCAGCACCTTCGCCGCCTGGCAGCTGGTCGAAAGCCTCTGGGTTGCCAAGGAGTACCGGCTCGAGCGGTTCGTCTGCGAGCAGCCCCCATACAACCTTCTCGACCGCCGCATCGAACGCGAACTCCTGCCGATGGCCCAGGCGTACGGCTTCGGCATCATCCCCTGGAGCCCGCTCGCCGGAGGGCTCCTGACGGGCAAATACCGCCGTGACGCGCCCCCACCCGAGGACAGCCGCTACGCCAACCTCGATGCCAACCCCCTCTACCGCCGGCGAATGAACGATGCGGTCTGGGATGTGATCGAGCCGCTCGAAACGCTCGCTCGTGAGAAGGGCACAACGCTCTCCCGGCTGGCGCTCGCCTGGTGCATGCACCAGCCCGGCGTCACCAGCCCGATCATCGGCCCGCGGACCATGGAGCAGCTCGAGGACAACCTCGGCGCCCTTGAGGTCACCATCACCGATGAGGACCGGAAGGCCATCGACCGCATCATTCCCCCCGGCACGCATGTGGCTCCGTACTATGAGGCCGACTGGCGCGCCGGCGCCTTCCGCTGGTGA
- a CDS encoding thiamine pyrophosphate-binding protein gives MTGGEAVYEALRALGVEHVFGIVSVHNIPIYDAIHRLGGITPVAVRHEQGAVHAADGYARATGKLGVAIASTGPGTTNAMTGLYEAQFASSRVLLITGQVESLYYGKGKGFLHEAEAQLPMLRTVTRRAESVRRTEEIAETIIAVARDIQTGRPAPGAVEIPIDLQYGRAEVDIPHIEGWPRVRPGRDALARAADILRSARRVLIWAGGGVLASGAEGELQTLAESLGAPVVTSANGRGAIPEDHPLALGPLSAHPALQELFDTADVILAVGTRFQAGATRNWSLRWPGRLIHIDADPGVIGRNYTADVAVVGDARLALAALVRDLAGVRVEPAFAARAAELKEAARAQIRREIGPDYAAIMDAIREVTPRDALIVRDATVPAYLWGNRLLPILAPRTSIYPTSAAIGPAMPLAIGAAIGAGRPAVVIQGDGGFMLNIGELATAAQYRVPVVVCVFNDHGYGVLRTIEARTFEGRQFGVDLATPDFVQVARGMGVPAEAVDSPAAFRAALERGLASDGPYLLDIDMSKLTPMGGLGSPPPKRTPDIAD, from the coding sequence ATGACCGGCGGCGAAGCCGTTTACGAAGCCCTGCGCGCCCTTGGCGTCGAGCACGTCTTCGGTATCGTCAGCGTCCACAACATTCCCATCTACGATGCCATCCACCGCCTTGGCGGCATCACCCCGGTCGCCGTCCGCCACGAACAGGGCGCAGTCCACGCCGCCGATGGCTACGCCCGCGCAACCGGGAAGCTTGGCGTGGCCATCGCCAGCACCGGCCCCGGCACCACCAACGCCATGACCGGCCTTTACGAAGCACAGTTCGCTTCGAGCCGTGTGCTCCTGATCACCGGCCAGGTCGAGTCGCTCTACTACGGCAAGGGCAAGGGGTTCCTCCACGAAGCAGAAGCCCAGCTGCCCATGCTCCGGACCGTCACCCGGCGCGCGGAAAGCGTGCGCCGCACCGAGGAGATCGCTGAGACGATTATCGCCGTGGCCCGCGACATCCAAACCGGCCGCCCCGCTCCCGGTGCCGTCGAAATCCCGATCGACCTGCAGTATGGCCGCGCCGAGGTTGATATCCCCCACATCGAGGGCTGGCCGCGGGTCCGCCCCGGCCGCGACGCCCTCGCCCGGGCTGCCGACATCCTCCGCAGCGCCCGGCGGGTCCTCATCTGGGCAGGCGGCGGCGTTCTCGCGTCCGGGGCAGAAGGCGAACTCCAGACGCTCGCCGAGTCGCTCGGCGCGCCGGTCGTCACTTCCGCGAACGGGCGCGGGGCAATCCCGGAGGACCACCCCCTCGCGCTCGGCCCGCTCTCAGCCCACCCGGCGCTCCAGGAGCTGTTCGATACGGCCGACGTCATCCTTGCCGTCGGCACCCGCTTCCAGGCCGGCGCGACGCGCAACTGGTCGCTGCGCTGGCCAGGACGGCTCATCCACATCGACGCCGACCCGGGCGTCATCGGCCGAAACTACACTGCCGACGTCGCCGTCGTCGGCGATGCGCGCCTCGCGCTGGCCGCACTGGTCCGCGACCTCGCTGGTGTCCGCGTAGAGCCTGCCTTTGCTGCCAGGGCTGCCGAGCTGAAGGAGGCGGCTCGGGCCCAAATCCGACGCGAAATCGGCCCCGACTACGCAGCCATCATGGACGCCATCCGCGAGGTTACCCCCCGCGACGCCCTCATCGTGCGCGACGCCACCGTCCCGGCCTACCTCTGGGGCAACCGCCTGCTCCCGATCCTTGCGCCGCGAACGTCCATCTACCCGACGTCTGCCGCTATCGGGCCCGCCATGCCGCTCGCAATCGGCGCCGCCATCGGAGCCGGCCGGCCCGCAGTCGTTATCCAGGGCGACGGGGGATTCATGCTGAACATCGGCGAGCTCGCGACCGCCGCGCAGTACCGCGTGCCCGTCGTAGTGTGCGTCTTCAACGACCACGGCTACGGCGTCCTCCGCACGATCGAGGCCCGCACATTCGAGGGCCGCCAGTTCGGGGTCGACCTCGCAACGCCGGACTTTGTTCAGGTCGCCCGGGGCATGGGGGTTCCTGCCGAGGCGGTCGATTCGCCAGCCGCCTTCCGCGCCGCTCTCGAACGCGGGCTTGCCTCCGATGGCCCATACCTGCTCGACATCGATATGTCGAAGCTCACGCCGATGGGCGGTCTCGGGTCGCCCCCGCCAAAGCGGACCCCCGATATCGCTGACTGA
- a CDS encoding MarR family winged helix-turn-helix transcriptional regulator: MKRQPRPPELERAISALFRASALLDPIRLTLWDRENLTVTQLRLLGHLSEQEGLSNAELAERLYVTRPSVSALLERLERGGFIRREVAPNDRRSICIWLEPRGRAVVESLREELREYAAGLMESMSTSDLIEFARAVERFVESGSQRRKRDLQLEDTDN; this comes from the coding sequence GTGAAACGACAGCCCCGCCCCCCGGAACTTGAACGCGCCATCTCCGCGCTCTTCCGGGCGAGTGCACTGCTCGACCCCATCCGCCTTACCCTCTGGGACCGTGAAAACCTCACGGTGACCCAGCTCCGCCTGCTCGGTCACCTCTCCGAGCAGGAGGGCCTCAGCAATGCCGAGCTGGCAGAACGGCTCTATGTCACGCGCCCATCGGTGTCCGCGCTGCTCGAACGCCTCGAACGCGGCGGGTTCATCCGCCGCGAGGTCGCCCCGAACGACCGCCGCAGCATCTGTATCTGGCTCGAGCCCCGCGGCCGCGCCGTGGTTGAGTCCCTGCGCGAAGAACTGCGCGAATACGCCGCTGGGCTGATGGAGAGCATGTCCACCTCCGACCTCATTGAATTCGCCCGAGCGGTCGAACGATTTGTCGAATCCGGCAGCCAGCGCCGCAAGCGCGACCTCCAGCTCGAGGACACCGACAACTGA